Part of the Dethiosulfovibrio russensis genome, CCGGAGCTGCCGCCCTGGAGATAACCGTCGTAGGGCCGAAATTGGCGGTTCAGGGAAGTGGAATCGTGGCCCTCGCCGGAGGAGACCTGGGCATGATGGTCAACGGAACCCACGTACAACCCTGGACGACCGTCGCGGTAAAGGACGGCGACGTCGTCTCCTTCTCCGGGATGAAAGACGGCCTGTGCAGAGGCTATCTATGCGTAGCCGGAGGAATAGACATACCGCCTCTCATGGGAAGCCGCTCCACCTACCTGAGGGGTAAGATAGGCGGCCTCCAGGGCAGAGCCCTCAAGGCCGGAGACGAGCTGGAAACAGGCTCTCCCTACATCCTAGGGAAGAGATGCATCGGCTTCGTGTGTCCCGAAGATCTCAGGCCGGACTACTCCCCCTCCCGCCGAATGGACGTGGTTCCCGGCCCTCAGGACGACCTCTTCACCGACGAGGGAATAAAGACCTTCCTATCCGAGGAATACGTCGTCTCCGCCGCCGCGGACCGCATGGGCTACCGCATGGAGGGACCGACCATAGAACACGTCGACGGGGCGGATATAGTCTCCGACGCCATATGTCTAGGGGCGGTCCAGGTTCCGGGACACGGTCAACCGATCGTCATGATGGCGGACAGACAGACCACCGGGGGCTACACGAAGATAGCGGTCCTCACTGCCAACTCGGTGGCCAGACTGGCCCAGAGGCTCCCGGGACAACCGGTACGTTTCTCCGCCATGAGCCAGGATCAGGCCATAATCGAGGCCAGAGAGGAAAGAGGTCGACTGGAATCCCTCAGACTGGCCCTCGAAGGCTGGATAGCCGATCCGGCGAGAGACGAAAAGGAACTGGTCGA contains:
- a CDS encoding biotin-dependent carboxyltransferase family protein yields the protein MKLLVRSPGILTTVQDLGRWGHQAIGMPVAGAMDPMALRRGNIMVHNDPGAAALEITVVGPKLAVQGSGIVALAGGDLGMMVNGTHVQPWTTVAVKDGDVVSFSGMKDGLCRGYLCVAGGIDIPPLMGSRSTYLRGKIGGLQGRALKAGDELETGSPYILGKRCIGFVCPEDLRPDYSPSRRMDVVPGPQDDLFTDEGIKTFLSEEYVVSAAADRMGYRMEGPTIEHVDGADIVSDAICLGAVQVPGHGQPIVMMADRQTTGGYTKIAVLTANSVARLAQRLPGQPVRFSAMSQDQAIIEAREERGRLESLRLALEGWIADPARDEKELVEPATEGQCRITVDGETYEVQWEKI